One genomic segment of Pempheris klunzingeri isolate RE-2024b chromosome 21, fPemKlu1.hap1, whole genome shotgun sequence includes these proteins:
- the thtpa gene encoding thiamine-triphosphatase isoform X3: protein MSVEVERKFVCSADNLKTLEEIGAVCVGQHQIHDQYFDTPMFDLTLRDMWLRKRKGCWELKCPTVDGTEGEQSKAALLCTRYKEITNLAEIQLRVREAIKDVCEDSEMSSSHVEESWLSKVNLVCFAEFTTVRRSFTLEEEEAVQIDLDQADFGYHVGEIEVLVPEGGDVQSALEKIERTAQKLGLTGDQRVEGKMNVYLKRNHPEHYAKLLSKRVL, encoded by the exons ATGAGTGTGGAGGTGGAAAGAAAATTTGTATGCAGTGCTGACAATCTGAAAACACTGGAGGAGATCGGGG cagtgtgtgttggcCAACACCAGATTCATGACCAGTACTTTGACACCCCCATGTTTGACCTGACTTTGAGAGACATGTGGCTGCGTAAACGCAAAGGATGCTGGGAGCTCAAGTGCCCAACAGTCGATGGGACAGAAGGAGAACAATCTAAAGCTGCCCTTCTGTGCACTCGCTACAAGGAGATAACCAATCTGGCTGAAATTCAGCTGAGAGTGAGGGAGGCCATAAAAGACGTTTGTGAGGACAGTGAGATGAGCTCCTCACATGTGGAGGAGTCCTGGCTGAGCAAAGTCAATCTGGTGTGCTTTGCAGAGTTTACAACAGTGCGGCGGTCATTCActttagaggaggaggaggcggtgcAGATAGATCTCGACCAGGCTGACTTTGGGTACCATGTGGGAGAGATAGAGGTTCTCGTACCAGAGGGAGGAGATGTGCAGTCTGCCTTGGAGAAAATTGAGAGAACGGCTCAAAAGCTGG GTCTGACTGGAGATCAGCGAGTTGAAGGTAAAATGAACGTTTACCTCAAAAGAAATCACCCAGAGCACTATGCAAAACTGCTGAGTAAACGTGTTTTGTGA
- the zfhx2 gene encoding zinc finger homeobox protein 4: MQEESGETVSSESNGVAEWLCPLCQKGQTDRSSLSVHLTEQHSVLPSCVDKLLDIAVLKRGASGEDNSAQTSADAESSELKHAEDVSSDLCQSSESSDATQTLGDKEMEEERIMEQEGGEAEPEPEEEGNQLTGAKQQNATENTEIPDASEKSVGKNGVPAENNTRLFKCNACLETFPSRTALSVHYNSASHIQRMTTGSARQGGEHDPPTQSVPVLSRPYISNKPYQCAICRVSYNHAITLESHMKSVLHQSRSRNAGLVAHAANSTVATASLGGNATSAPNTVVTTSGSGVSQLVTTTNCAVPGTTTTTTKDAEQIQTSMAPSLLTSPVASAQAVSAFLTLLTSSPNTLSHSLLPSLFTAGAAPSAAVPQLVPQPQMVMPLILNGLQAQTQQHQENQQGQLLTQCVPLVGLSPAQQALLTQRLNSLQSQWPSAGVPTNMQPGLEEQSKTIKCEREQDRQDSDETVEEKISDQINDRNNWTKENIKTEKLKEEDSKEFAQCPNIESKVKVENNEDNGKAHRDSTTDGDSSTNQLDLEGDKAARLNLSPVGTEKSLRNKNLSPSASVPSNSSLSPVNLNLTLSPDSTPQKSQSGTSPCGSLGTPKSSLSTNALTDNQTRTHCNAIGSIYPDLPVLSEFQSEVLWAFFESRSEADAASPPHEDCEALGREVGLSEEEVRRWLSQARHAKQRQRATELEHLQGLAGFTRHTLSSDNDYDDEESSLIIAEGEDDAEASGSQAIDLSSTRGKRRPRDLGREGQGDSCLTSDSENEVYTSVIVSDEDSQNGSLREGPESPAKDEAQWELHGDKGSVGGKVLRSTTVFLSDAEDEYEDEEGGGGQRAKRKKRKGEFERDEVELKKERQDPDVDLELEAQGDPPSSLSHTMDQPEIPTSALHSLPLSLAPFSTQFLSPYVLSLTPSVVGDGSKLPLFPNPPTITRFSSSLLSQSLSSHNQASHYLSNGGDCESALDLSMGKNNSKSASCSSSLADKIAAQKGQLLDGLGLRPTSKGLVVVQVKPESVTAMPSSNSSMSLVNCNNMTKSSLYMRAAEKMNASLLEREREKEREKEREQEQQQRKSKGKRYRDMRRSRTIIQAEQLDILYGCYFKDPNPGKHEFEQISEWVHLPKKVVQIWFQNMRARERKGEVRFISDGTLAAVGKPLIKFTWPLSKPIFSNKPPPNNTGGITTTPIVRTLMKTEREPVKELGKPALVKKLTPVPIKPKEVVSSTTVSPVSTSASAVPKTKLETTSNVTMVKVAPKVNTPVLLVPPKDPVPIAPRPAQKRKLEQDSEEEKTDEERDHENEMASGPGTTNRMVPKLPTTPINNRPPATTVVSQKQNGLNYWTPKVPIKINTLSREQLALPTHTPPRTIPPPPTPSIAPVSPNTPSSAKVASPSTPVVAKSSPTESSFLPHSSSRRPRTHLSCLQLSILQSCYETCAHPNAMECEAIGTELNLPLKVVQIWFQNTRAKEKRWRLQQEKMSPLSGGKVDVSSGSYLQYNALKANRPILPKPVQLTVTEPPSSPMAGQPVPKETLTGRCDACNVSFESRAAARAHVFSPRHLATLRTTNFGQPTTLVNKNGSGNSGPGSAAPGSQVPHSTPVTSSGAGSGGEIIESPPPTATSNS, encoded by the exons ATGCAG GAGGAGTCTGGAGAGACAGTGAGCAGTGAAAGCAATGGGGTGGCAGAGTGGCTGTGCCCCCTGTGCCAAAAAGGACAAACGGACAGATCCTCCCTGTCTGTACATCTCACTGAGCAACACAGCGTACTTCCATCTTGTGTTGACAAATTACTGGACATT gCTGTACTAAAACGGGGTGCCAGTGGAGAGGACAACAGTGCCCAAACATCTGCAG ATGCTGAATCTTCAGAACTGAAGCACGCTGAAGACGTCAGCTCAGACCTCTGCCAATCTAGTGAGAGTTCAGACGCTACCCAGACGCTTGGAGacaaagagatggaggaagagagaataATGGAACAGGAGGGAGGTGAAGCTGAGCCTGAGCCAGAAGAGGAGGGAAATCAACTCACAGGAGCCAAACAGCAAAATgcaactgaaaacacagaaatcccAGACGCTAGTGAAAAGTCAGTTGGTAAAAATGGTGTGCCAGCTGAAAATAACACCCGGTTGTTCAAATGCAATGCCTGTCTGGAAACTTTTCCCAGCAGAACTGCTTTGAGCGTTCATTACAACTCTGCATCCCACATTCAGAGGATGACCACAGGCTCAGCAAGACAAGGTGGGGAACATGATCCCCCAACACAGTCAGTTCCTGTCCTGTCTCGGCCATATATATCAAACAAACCCTACCAGTGTGCTATTTGTCGAGTCTCTTACAATCATGCCATCACCCTCGAGAGCCATATGAAATCAGTCTTGCACCAGTCCCGCAGCAGAAATGCTGGACTTGTTGCACACGCTGCAAACAGCACAGTGGCCACAGCAAGTCTGGGAGGTAACGCCACCAGTGCTCCAAACACTGTAGTGACCACATCTGGAAGCggagtcagtcagttagttacTACCACCAACTGTGCGGTTCCTGGGACGACGACGACGACTACAAAAGATGCAGAGCAGATTCAAACTTCTAtggctccctctctcctcacctcccctGTGGCCTCAGCCCAGGCGGTCTCAGCCTTTCTCACCCTGCTCACATCTAGTCCCAACACCCTCTCACActccctcctcccatccctGTTCACGGCCGGTGCTGCGCCCAGTGCTGCCGTGCCTCAGCTTGTGCCTCAGCCTCAAATGGTCATGCCCTTGATCTTGAATGGGCTTCAAGCCCAAACCCAGCAGCACCAAGAGAACCAGCAAGGCCAGCTCCTTACCCAGTGTGTGCCATTAGTAGGTCTCAGCCCAGCCCAGCAAGCCCTCCTAACCCAAAGACTTAACAGCTTACAGAGCCAGTGGCCCTCTGCAGGAGTCCCAACAAACATGCAGCCTGGCCTGGAAGAGCAAAGCAAGACTATCAAGTGCGAGAGAGAACAAGATAGGCAGGACAGTGATGAGACAGTTGAAGAGAAAATCTCAGATCAGATCAACGACAGGAATAACTGGACTAAAGAgaacataaaaacagagaaacttAAGGAAGAGGACAGTAAAGAATTTGCACAGTGTCCTAATATAGAAAGCAAAGTGAAGGTTGAGAATAATGAAGACAATGGAAAGGCACATAGAGATAGCACAACAGATGGAGACAGCTCGACTAATCAGTTGGACCTGGAAGGTGATAAAGCAGCTCGCCTCAATCTCTCCCCAGTGGGCACAGAGAAGAGCCTCCGCAATAAGAACCTCTCGCCTTCTGCATCTGTGCCCAGCAACTCAAGCCTCAGTCCTGTAAATTTAAACCTTACACTTAGCCCCGACTCTACTCCACAAAAGTCACAATCAGGAACTAGTCCTTGTGGCTCTCTTGGCACCCCAAAATCCAGCCTGAGTACAAATGCCTTAACTGACAACCAAACGCGAACCCATTGTAATGCAATTGGATCAATATATCCAGACCTTCCAGTACTGTCTGAGTTCCAGTCGGAAGTTCTTTGGGCGTTCTTTGAGTCACGTAGTGAGGCTGATGCTGCAAGTCCTCCCCATGAGGACTGTGAGGCGCTGGGAAGAGAGGTCGGGCTTTCTGAGGAAGAGGTGCGTAGGTGGTTGAGTCAAGCTCGACAtgcaaaacagaggcagagggcGACAGAGTTGGAGCACCTACAAGGCTTGGCAGGATTTACAAGGCATACGCTAAGTTCCGACAATGACTATGACGACGAAGAAAGCTCACTAATTATAGCAGAAGGTGAGGATGATGCTGAGGCGTCAGGTAGTCAGGCAATAGATTTGTCTAGTACAAGAGGGAAACGCAGACCGAGAGATTTGGGAAGGGAGGGCCAGGGAGACTCCTGTCTCACCTCTGACTCAGAAAATGAGGTATACACCTCCGTCATCGTGTCTGATGAGGACAGTCAGAATGGGTCTTTGCGTGAGGGTCCTGAGAGCCCGGCTAAAGATGAGGCCCAGTGGGAGCTCCATGGTGATAAGGGGTCAGTTGGAGGAAAAGTTTTGCGCTCCACAactgtgtttctctctgatgCAGAGGATGAGTATGAAGatgaggagggtggagggggtcAAAGGgccaagaggaaaaaaagaaagggggagTTTGAGCGCGACGAGGTGGAGTTGAAGAAGGAGAGACAGGACCCAGACGTGGATCTAGAGTTAGAAGCTCAAGGGGATCCTCCAAGTTCACTCTCCCACACTATGGATCAGCCTGAGATTCCAACCAGTGCTCTCCACTCGCTTCCCCTGTCCCTTGCTCCCTTTTCTACTCAATTCCTCAGCCCCTATGTCTTGTCCCTCACTCCTTCAGTGGTTGGAGATGGGAGCAAGTTACCTCTCTTTCCTAACCCACCAACTATCACACGCTTCTCCAGCTCTCTTCTCTCacagtctctctcctctcacaacCAAGCTTCTCACTATTTGTCCAATGGTGGCGACTGTGAGTCCGCTCTGGATCTCAGCATGGGGAAAAACAACTCAAAATCTGCTTCATGCTCATCATCCCTGGCTGATAAGATTGCAGCACAGAAGGGACAGTTGCTTGATGGGCTTGGCCTGAGACCCACATCCAAAGGTCTGGTAGTCGTCCAGGTGAAGCCGGAATCTGTTACTGCCATGCCTTCTTCAAACAGCAGTATGAGTCTGGTCAACTGCAACAACATGACAAAGTCTAGTCTTTACATGAgggcagcagagaaaatgaacGCCTCACTATTGGAAAGGGAGcgtgaaaaggagagagagaaggagagggagcaggagcagcagcaaagGAAGTCTAAAGGAAAAAGGTATCGGGATATGCGGCGTTCAAGGACCATCATTCAAGCTGAACAACTTGACATTCTGTATGGCTGCTATTTCAAAGACCCAAATCCTGGGAAGCATGAGTTTGAACAGATTTCAGAGTGGGTCCACCTTCCAAAGAAGGTTGTTCAGATTTGGTTCCAGAACATGAGGGCAAGGGAACGCAAGGGTGAGGTCCGATTTATCAGTGACGGGACCCTGGCAGCGGTTGGCAAACCCCTCATTAAGTTTACCTGGCCTCTGTCAAAACCCATATTTTCCAACAAGCCTCCTCCAAATAATACTGGGGGCATCACAACTACTCCAATTGTGCGCACCctcatgaagacagagagagagcctgtAAAGGAGCTGGGCAAACCTGCCCTTGTCAAAAAATTAACGCCAGTTCCTATCAAGCCGAAGGAGGTTGTTTCCTCTACCACAGTCTCTCCCGTAAGCACCAGTGCTTCTGCAGTGCCAAAGACCAAGCTCGAAACCACCAGCAACGTCACTATGGTCAAAGTTGCACCCAAAGTAAACACCCCTGTCCTTTTAGTACCACCCAAGGACCCAGTCCCCATTGCCCCACGACCGGCCCAGAAACGAAAGCTAGAGCAGGACAGCGAAGAAGAAAAGACTGATGAGGAGAGAGaccatgaaaatgaaatggctTCTGGACCGGGAACCACTAATCGCATGGTGCCCAAGCTGCCCACAACTCCCATTAACAACAGGCCTCCTGCCACTACAGTGGTGTCACAAAAACAGAATGGGCTCAACTACTGGACCCCTAAAGTCCCCATTAAGATCAACACTTTATCAAGAGAACAACTGGCACTTCCCACACACACGCCCCCTCGtacaatcccccctcctcccacccccAGCATTGCGCCAGTCAGCCCGAATACCCCCAGCTCTGCCAAAGTGGCCAGCCCCTCCACCCCAGTCGTAGCTAAATCAAGCCCGACAGAAAGCAGTTTTCTGCCGCACTCATCCAGCCGCAGGCCACGCACACACCTGTCCTGCCTACAACTGTCCATTCTGCAGTCCTGTTACGAGACCTGTGCCCACCCTAACGCTATGGAGTGTGAGGCGATCGGCACCGAGCTCAACCTGCCACTCAAGGTGGTGCAGATCTGGTTCCAAAACACCAGAGCCAAGGAGAAGCGCTGGAGGCTACAGCAAGAGAAAATG TCTCCTCTGTCAGGTGGGAAGGTGGACGTGAGCTCAGGAAGCTACCTGCAGTACAACGCTCTCAAAGCCAATCGCCCCATCCTGCCCAAACCTGTTCAGCTGACAGTTACTGAACCTCCATCTTCCCCAATGGCCGGCCAGCCAGTGCCAAAGGAGACCCTGACGGGCCGCTGTGATGCCTGCAACGTCTCCTTTGAATCCCGGGCTGCAGCGAGGGCCCACGTCTTCTCCCCACGCCATCTGGCAACCCTGAGAACCACTAACTTTGGCCAGCCAACGACGCTCGTCAACAAGAACGGAAGCGGTAACAGCGGACCGGGCAGTGCTGCGCCGGGCTCCCAGGTCCCTCATTCCACTCCTGTAACCAGTTCTGGTGCTGGTTCTGGAGGGGAGATTATTGAGTCGCCTCCACCGACGGCCACCAGCAACAGTTAA
- the thtpa gene encoding thiamine-triphosphatase isoform X1, with protein MYDWMSVEVERKFVCSADNLKTLEEIGAVCVGQHQIHDQYFDTPMFDLTLRDMWLRKRKGCWELKCPTVDGTEGEQSKAALLCTRYKEITNLAEIQLRVREAIKDVCEDSEMSSSHVEESWLSKVNLVCFAEFTTVRRSFTLEEEEAVQIDLDQADFGYHVGEIEVLVPEGGDVQSALEKIERTAQKLGLTGDQRVEGKMNVYLKRNHPEHYAKLLSKRVL; from the exons ATGTATGACTGG ATGAGTGTGGAGGTGGAAAGAAAATTTGTATGCAGTGCTGACAATCTGAAAACACTGGAGGAGATCGGGG cagtgtgtgttggcCAACACCAGATTCATGACCAGTACTTTGACACCCCCATGTTTGACCTGACTTTGAGAGACATGTGGCTGCGTAAACGCAAAGGATGCTGGGAGCTCAAGTGCCCAACAGTCGATGGGACAGAAGGAGAACAATCTAAAGCTGCCCTTCTGTGCACTCGCTACAAGGAGATAACCAATCTGGCTGAAATTCAGCTGAGAGTGAGGGAGGCCATAAAAGACGTTTGTGAGGACAGTGAGATGAGCTCCTCACATGTGGAGGAGTCCTGGCTGAGCAAAGTCAATCTGGTGTGCTTTGCAGAGTTTACAACAGTGCGGCGGTCATTCActttagaggaggaggaggcggtgcAGATAGATCTCGACCAGGCTGACTTTGGGTACCATGTGGGAGAGATAGAGGTTCTCGTACCAGAGGGAGGAGATGTGCAGTCTGCCTTGGAGAAAATTGAGAGAACGGCTCAAAAGCTGG GTCTGACTGGAGATCAGCGAGTTGAAGGTAAAATGAACGTTTACCTCAAAAGAAATCACCCAGAGCACTATGCAAAACTGCTGAGTAAACGTGTTTTGTGA
- the thtpa gene encoding thiamine-triphosphatase isoform X2, whose amino-acid sequence MYDWMSVEVERKFVCSADNLKTLEEIGVCVGQHQIHDQYFDTPMFDLTLRDMWLRKRKGCWELKCPTVDGTEGEQSKAALLCTRYKEITNLAEIQLRVREAIKDVCEDSEMSSSHVEESWLSKVNLVCFAEFTTVRRSFTLEEEEAVQIDLDQADFGYHVGEIEVLVPEGGDVQSALEKIERTAQKLGLTGDQRVEGKMNVYLKRNHPEHYAKLLSKRVL is encoded by the exons ATGTATGACTGG ATGAGTGTGGAGGTGGAAAGAAAATTTGTATGCAGTGCTGACAATCTGAAAACACTGGAGGAGATCGGGG tgtgtgttggcCAACACCAGATTCATGACCAGTACTTTGACACCCCCATGTTTGACCTGACTTTGAGAGACATGTGGCTGCGTAAACGCAAAGGATGCTGGGAGCTCAAGTGCCCAACAGTCGATGGGACAGAAGGAGAACAATCTAAAGCTGCCCTTCTGTGCACTCGCTACAAGGAGATAACCAATCTGGCTGAAATTCAGCTGAGAGTGAGGGAGGCCATAAAAGACGTTTGTGAGGACAGTGAGATGAGCTCCTCACATGTGGAGGAGTCCTGGCTGAGCAAAGTCAATCTGGTGTGCTTTGCAGAGTTTACAACAGTGCGGCGGTCATTCActttagaggaggaggaggcggtgcAGATAGATCTCGACCAGGCTGACTTTGGGTACCATGTGGGAGAGATAGAGGTTCTCGTACCAGAGGGAGGAGATGTGCAGTCTGCCTTGGAGAAAATTGAGAGAACGGCTCAAAAGCTGG GTCTGACTGGAGATCAGCGAGTTGAAGGTAAAATGAACGTTTACCTCAAAAGAAATCACCCAGAGCACTATGCAAAACTGCTGAGTAAACGTGTTTTGTGA